CTCCGGTGCCTTTCCGTTCCTGCTTCTGTAAACGAGACCGCCCGCAGCAGCTTTCCGCTCCCGTGTTCACGGCGGATGGCGTCCATCGTATAACCGAGCCGGCGCCGGTGAGGCTTGCGGGGGTCAAATAGACTGAGCTGGACATTTTCATCACCGGTAATGCTCGAAAGCGCGATTGATATTTTACGAACGGTTCCGCCATTATAGTGCTCATGAAAAAGCTCAAGACATACCTCATAAAGATCCATGGTCACGTTTGTCGGCTGGCTGACTGTGCGGGAGCGGTGAAAGCCTCCTCCGCCCTCATCCTTGCTGTATCCAATGCCGAGGCTCACCGTCCGGCCCGCCTTTTTGTGTGTCCTGGCCCGGCGCGCCACTTCCTCGCACATTTCAAGAATGACATGTTTCACATCCTCCGGGTCCTTATAGTCCCTGAGCAGGATTTGGCTTTTGCCGAAGCTGATCTGTCCCTGCATGATCGGGGCGCCGAGTTCAGAAAGATCGATGCCATTGGCGTGATAATAAAGCTGATTTCCCATGATCCCGAATTTTTTCTCAAGCCGCTCAAGCGGAAAAGCTGCCAATTGGCCGACGTTAAATATCCCCATGCGGTTCAGTGTCCGTTCCACCCTGGTGCCGATGCCCCACATTTTACTGAGCGGCGCCAGCGGCCACAGCTTTTCCGGTACATCTTCATAGCGCCATTCGGCAATCCCCTTATGTTTCGCTTCCAGATCGAGCGCCAGTTTGGCCAGCAGCATATTGGGCCCGATGCCGATTGCACACGGAAGCTGGAATTCCTTATCGATTTCATCCTTTATTTTTTCCGCGACACTCCATGCCCCGCCCCATGTCCCTTCACTGCCATCCACCTTCAAAAAACTTTCATCCACGCTGTATGTGTGGATGGCTTCTTTCGGCACAAAACGGTTGAACAGCCGGGTGATCTCCATCGACACCCGCAAATACAGGGACATTTCCGCATTAACTGTAATGATGCGGGAATCGGCGGGAATTTCAAACAGCCGGCTGCCTGTCCTGATGCCGAAATCCTTTTTAAGGCGGGGCGAAGCAGCAAGCACGACACTCCCCTGCCGCTCGGTATTCCCGACAACGGCCAGGTGGCAATCGAGCGGGTCAAGCCCCCGCATTACCGCAGAGCAGCTCGCATAAAAACTTTTCATATCAATACAAAGGATTTTCTGGTCCGGCAGTTCTGTATATTCAACCATAAGGTCTCCCTCCTGTATCTTTCTCTATATATCCTTACCACCGAACGCACGTTCCTATTCATTCTGTTTTTATTATAAAAGAATATATGTTTTGTTTTCAATGGAAGTTTTTGTGAAACGAAAACGAAAAGTTCCCGGCCAGCGGCATATTTGAAGTGCCGGGGTCCAAATTGTACTGTGATTTGAGGGTTTGAGGCTTTGAGGCTTTGAAGATCTGAACCAGTCATGTGATGCGACTGGAAAAAATATTAGGGCAGTGAAACCTTTCTATTGCCTAAAAAGCAGGCGAGACTATTTCGTTTGATGCCCGCACGTTTATAATAGAAATACAGGAACTTCGAAAAAAGGAGATCGGCATATGGACAGAAATTTACTTGCAGGGATGATTCGGCGCCGGCTGGCACAATATGGGCAGGAAAACACCCGCCTGCCTGCTGATGAAATGGAAAAACTCGTGGATAAAGCACTGAACATACTGGCAGAACCAGGCAGTGAAGCAGATGTTGGGGATATCGTTGAAGATGTTGCGTATGAGTATGTGACAGGATGAGAATAAGAAAAGTCTAAGGCGCCCGCTTAGCGGTTACGCATAAGCGGAGCCTATCCACACCAATTGATTGGTGCGGACAGGCTCGCCTCCTCGGAAATGCACCGCATATTTTCGTCTGTCCGTGAAGACTTGTTCAATATCCAGCGGGAGCAGTGGGACGGGTGAGATCACGCGGCATGGAAATTACCACGTTCTTTCCCCTCGATTCACACAAGCCTGCGGCCGAAACGGGCTGTTTACTCAAATGCGGTATCACTCGGCCGATTTTTGGCTGGTGACCTGGCGGATTTGTCTCATTTTTTAAAAAAACAATTCATTTTCTTTGTATTTCACGCCGGATGACTGTTCATTCATGCCATATCCCCGGTTTTTCACGCCGTACACGAACAACCGCAATCAGGGGGATGCACTTTCGCGCGGCATCCCGTTTCTTTCACGCC
The window above is part of the Bacillus marinisedimentorum genome. Proteins encoded here:
- a CDS encoding DNA polymerase thumb domain-containing protein; translation: MVEYTELPDQKILCIDMKSFYASCSAVMRGLDPLDCHLAVVGNTERQGSVVLAASPRLKKDFGIRTGSRLFEIPADSRIITVNAEMSLYLRVSMEITRLFNRFVPKEAIHTYSVDESFLKVDGSEGTWGGAWSVAEKIKDEIDKEFQLPCAIGIGPNMLLAKLALDLEAKHKGIAEWRYEDVPEKLWPLAPLSKMWGIGTRVERTLNRMGIFNVGQLAAFPLERLEKKFGIMGNQLYYHANGIDLSELGAPIMQGQISFGKSQILLRDYKDPEDVKHVILEMCEEVARRARTHKKAGRTVSLGIGYSKDEGGGGFHRSRTVSQPTNVTMDLYEVCLELFHEHYNGGTVRKISIALSSITGDENVQLSLFDPRKPHRRRLGYTMDAIRREHGSGKLLRAVSFTEAGTERHRSGLIGGHKK
- a CDS encoding YqzH family protein — protein: MDRNLLAGMIRRRLAQYGQENTRLPADEMEKLVDKALNILAEPGSEADVGDIVEDVAYEYVTG